In Phormidium yuhuli AB48, one genomic interval encodes:
- the glgX gene encoding glycogen debranching protein GlgX, protein MYSSIWPGSPYPLGASWDGEGTNFAIYSENATQVELCLFDERDRETRVSLTEIENYNWHGYLPGIGPGQRYGFRVYGPFEPEQGHRFNPNKLVIDPYAKALDGEIGYDEAIFGYAWDDDDEDLSFNDLDDAPYIPKAIVIDESFDWEGDRLLNIPEQDTVIYEMHVKGFTRQHPDIPPELQGTYQGLAHPQAIAYLKSLGITAVELMPVHHFVSQPGHLADSGLRNYWGYDSIAYFAPYSGYSASQDPQDQVREFKTMVKSLHAEGIEVILDVVYNHTGEGNHLGPSLCFRGIDNATYYRLVEDDRRYYMDFTGCGNSLNVSHPQVLKLIMDSLRYWVLEMHVDGFRFDLASALARELYEVDSLAAFFDIIHQDPVLSRVKLIAEPWDIADGGYQVGNFPLLWSEWNGRYRDTVRDFWRGEDGTLAEFAYRLTGSSDLYKFNGRRPSASINFVTAHDGFTLNDLVSYNEKHNEANQEDSRDGESHNRSWNCGVEGPTDDPEILSLRQRQRRNFLTTLLLSQGVPMLVSGDEMGRTQKGNNNVYCQDNELAWLNWELQEANADLLTFTRQLIQFRADHPVFRRRKWFQGQPIYGSDVIDLGWFNPDGEEVDEEQWQEGFAKAIAVFINGDAIPARGKQGERIVDDSFLLLFNAHHEPLTFQLPKTLQESIWCVVLDTTKPTLIEHGSRYSGSEILEVESRSTVLLQRL, encoded by the coding sequence ATGTATAGTTCCATTTGGCCGGGTTCACCCTATCCCTTGGGGGCATCTTGGGATGGAGAGGGTACTAACTTCGCTATTTACAGTGAAAACGCCACTCAGGTTGAGTTATGTCTCTTTGATGAGCGTGATCGAGAAACCCGAGTTTCCCTAACGGAAATCGAGAATTATAATTGGCATGGCTATCTACCGGGGATTGGCCCCGGCCAACGTTACGGCTTCCGGGTTTATGGCCCCTTTGAACCGGAACAGGGCCATCGCTTTAACCCCAATAAACTGGTCATCGATCCCTACGCCAAAGCCCTCGATGGGGAAATTGGCTATGACGAAGCCATCTTTGGCTATGCGTGGGACGATGACGACGAGGATCTCTCCTTCAACGATCTAGACGATGCCCCCTATATTCCCAAAGCCATCGTCATTGACGAGTCCTTCGACTGGGAGGGCGATCGCCTCCTAAATATCCCAGAACAGGACACCGTCATCTACGAGATGCACGTCAAAGGCTTCACCCGTCAGCATCCCGACATTCCCCCAGAACTCCAGGGAACCTATCAAGGCCTGGCCCATCCCCAGGCGATCGCCTATCTCAAGTCTCTGGGAATCACCGCCGTCGAACTGATGCCCGTCCATCATTTTGTCTCCCAACCGGGACATCTAGCCGACAGCGGCCTACGCAACTACTGGGGCTATGATTCCATTGCCTATTTCGCCCCCTATAGTGGTTACAGTGCCAGTCAAGACCCTCAAGACCAGGTTCGCGAGTTTAAAACCATGGTCAAATCCCTTCACGCTGAGGGAATTGAAGTCATCTTAGATGTGGTCTACAACCATACCGGCGAAGGCAACCATCTTGGGCCCAGCCTATGTTTTCGCGGCATCGACAACGCCACCTATTACCGCCTTGTAGAAGACGATCGCCGCTACTACATGGACTTTACCGGCTGCGGCAACTCCCTCAATGTCAGCCATCCCCAAGTTCTCAAACTGATTATGGACAGTTTGCGGTATTGGGTGTTAGAGATGCATGTGGATGGCTTCCGCTTTGATTTAGCCTCCGCCCTAGCCCGAGAACTCTACGAAGTCGACAGTCTCGCGGCCTTCTTTGATATCATCCATCAGGACCCCGTGCTGAGTCGAGTTAAGTTAATCGCCGAACCCTGGGATATTGCCGATGGAGGCTACCAAGTGGGGAATTTCCCCCTCCTCTGGTCAGAATGGAATGGTCGCTATCGGGATACCGTGCGAGACTTTTGGCGAGGAGAAGATGGCACTCTAGCTGAGTTTGCCTATCGCCTGACGGGCAGTTCTGATTTGTATAAATTCAATGGTCGTCGGCCCAGTGCCAGTATCAACTTTGTTACCGCCCATGATGGCTTCACTCTCAATGATTTAGTCAGTTATAACGAGAAACACAATGAAGCCAACCAAGAGGATAGTCGGGATGGAGAAAGCCATAATCGTTCCTGGAATTGTGGAGTAGAAGGACCCACCGATGACCCGGAAATTTTGTCCCTACGCCAGCGCCAACGGCGTAACTTTCTAACCACCTTACTGTTATCTCAAGGGGTTCCTATGCTGGTAAGTGGCGATGAAATGGGGCGCACTCAGAAGGGAAATAACAATGTCTATTGCCAGGATAATGAGTTAGCTTGGCTCAATTGGGAGTTACAAGAGGCCAATGCCGATTTACTCACCTTCACCCGGCAACTGATTCAATTTCGCGCCGATCATCCCGTGTTTCGTCGCCGTAAATGGTTCCAAGGTCAGCCCATTTATGGGTCCGATGTGATTGATTTAGGTTGGTTCAACCCCGATGGGGAAGAGGTCGATGAAGAACAATGGCAAGAAGGCTTTGCCAAGGCGATCGCCGTCTTTATCAATGGGGATGCCATTCCCGCCCGGGGCAAACAGGGAGAACGGATTGTTGATGATAGTTTCTTGTTACTGTTTAATGCCCATCATGAACCCTTGACCTTCCAACTTCCGAAGACGTTACAAGAGTCAATTTGGTGTGTGGTGTTAGACACAACGAAACCCACCCTAATTGAACATGGCAGTCGCTACAGTGGTTCCGAAATCCTAGAGGTTGAATCCCGTTCCACGGTGTTGTTACAACGACTCTAA
- a CDS encoding trehalase family glycosidase — protein sequence MPLPPNSPRLNPVITYIRDTWTTLTRTQAHILEAAKDSKIDRPPGSPWIVYISPQEDRDLVQAELEEILPPSELTQIEVRILPPEMDQIEEHGLLYLPKSYVVPGGRFNELYGWDSYFIGLGLLRDGELELAQNAVDLLVYEIEHYGTVLNANRSYMLERSHPPLLARGALELFEYTEDRDWLRSLLPALERYYFYWTVPPHLNASTGLSRYYARGTTPAPEVVNSERDEHGRTHYERVRDYYRHYPVEAYDLSLFYHRNSDSLTELFYQGDRSMRESGFDISNRFGPFSADIVHYVPVCLNVLLYQMERDIAEIHHLMGHWDSVEVWKKYANTRHKEIDRFLWNEEAGLYFDYNFRTETRGTYEFVTTFMPLWAGLASPEQAQRLVDNLPKFETKGGLLTSTHVSGNQWDAPFGWAPLQLFAIKGLRRYGYDEDADRLTEKFINVVVQEFEKSGTLVEKYDVERCSADVSAEILFGYSSNEIGFGWTNGVVRELIHDWQQRSS from the coding sequence ATGCCCCTCCCCCCCAACAGCCCCCGCCTAAACCCCGTTATCACCTACATCCGCGACACCTGGACAACCCTCACCCGCACCCAGGCCCACATCCTCGAAGCCGCCAAAGACAGTAAAATCGATCGCCCCCCCGGTTCCCCTTGGATTGTCTACATCTCCCCCCAAGAAGATCGCGATCTCGTCCAAGCCGAATTAGAAGAAATTTTGCCCCCCTCCGAACTCACGCAAATTGAAGTTCGGATTCTGCCCCCAGAAATGGATCAGATTGAGGAACATGGCCTGCTATACCTGCCCAAATCCTACGTCGTTCCCGGTGGCCGCTTCAACGAACTCTACGGCTGGGATAGTTACTTCATCGGCTTAGGCCTATTACGAGACGGAGAACTCGAACTGGCCCAAAACGCCGTCGACTTGCTGGTATACGAGATTGAACATTATGGAACCGTCTTAAATGCCAACCGGTCCTATATGTTAGAGAGGTCTCATCCCCCCTTACTCGCCCGTGGGGCCTTAGAACTGTTTGAATACACTGAAGATCGCGATTGGTTGCGATCGCTCCTACCGGCCCTAGAACGCTATTATTTCTACTGGACCGTTCCCCCCCACCTCAACGCCTCCACCGGACTCTCCCGCTACTACGCCCGAGGAACCACCCCCGCCCCAGAAGTCGTCAATTCCGAACGGGACGAACATGGACGAACCCACTACGAACGGGTGCGAGACTATTACCGCCATTATCCCGTCGAAGCCTACGACCTAAGTTTGTTCTACCACCGCAACAGTGACAGTCTCACCGAACTCTTCTATCAGGGCGATCGCTCCATGCGAGAATCAGGCTTTGATATCAGCAACCGCTTTGGTCCCTTCAGTGCCGACATTGTCCATTACGTCCCCGTCTGTCTCAACGTCCTCCTCTATCAGATGGAGCGAGACATCGCCGAAATCCACCATCTCATGGGACATTGGGACTCCGTAGAAGTCTGGAAAAAATACGCCAACACCCGACACAAAGAAATTGATCGTTTTCTTTGGAATGAGGAAGCGGGATTATATTTCGACTACAATTTCCGCACTGAAACCCGAGGAACCTATGAATTTGTCACCACCTTCATGCCTCTCTGGGCCGGACTCGCCTCTCCCGAACAAGCCCAACGGCTAGTGGACAATCTGCCCAAATTTGAAACAAAGGGGGGACTTCTCACCAGTACCCATGTCTCGGGGAATCAATGGGATGCCCCCTTCGGCTGGGCCCCCCTCCAGCTATTTGCCATCAAGGGCCTACGTCGCTACGGCTATGATGAGGACGCCGACCGTCTGACGGAGAAATTCATCAACGTCGTGGTCCAAGAATTTGAGAAAAGCGGAACCCTGGTCGAAAAATATGATGTCGAGCGATGTTCAGCCGACGTCTCCGCCGAAATCCTCTTCGGCTACAGTTCCAACGAAATCGGCTTCGGCTGGACCAACGGCGTCGTCCGCGAACTCATCCACGACTGGCAGCAGCGATCGTCCTAA
- the treY gene encoding malto-oligosyltrehalose synthase, which yields MTPPIATYRLQFNPNFGFDAARDIIHYLKNLGISTIYASPIFKARSGSTHGYDVVDPRVLNPELGRPEAFKSLIQTLHDHDMGWLQDIVPNHMAYDSNNPFLIDVLEYGTNSEYYHFFDIQWEHPDRDINGKILAPFLGDFYGSCLEKGELKLEYSEAGLSINYYQLRFPLRIESYTEVLTHNLGELRKLLGREHPDFIKLLGVLYLLKGAITETEKRQYKDQAAFVKGLIWELYQSNPEIRTFIDRNVETFNGTVGNPDSFDSLDRILSNQYFRLAFWKVGAEELNYRRFFTINELICVSIEAEAVFNLTHSYIKDLVEDGSFQGVRVDHIDGLYDPKQYLDRLGEQLGDTYIIVEKILEGNETLPEDWPIQGTSGYDFLYTVNNLFCQTANEAAFTRIYQRFCGQWRSYHELEVHCKRLIAETNLAGDVENLANFLKQLASQYRYASDFTLGGLRRAIQELLVVFPIYRTYITPAGLNRRDRSHIERAIEAAKRQKPQLANELSFIEKLWLLDYDEDMTEAEKAQWTHFVMRMQQFSGPLMAKGVEDTLFYIYNRLISLNEVGGSPGRFGITLSEFHGFNQQQATYWTESMNASSTHDTKRSEDMRARLNVLSELPDEWDAAVTSWKQINRHRRPDDSDSPDANDEYFLYQTLVGVFPFDPYDLREVRDRIEQYVVKAVREAKVHTAWLRPDSDYEDAFVEFVRQVLADGDDNEFLAAFRPFQQKIASYGILNSLSQTLLKLTAPGVPDLYQGTELWDFSLVDPDNRRPVDYGRHAQLLNDLQNWAAADLPGLLEDLKYNATDGRIKLFSIHRLLSTRHQYRELFDRGEYRPLRVTGKHADRVIAFLRKSGEAQAIAIAPRFCTELVEPGQFPVGKDVWDNTAVEIPGSAAQTWVEAISGRSLSRQTTLSVGQLLTDIPIALWISD from the coding sequence ATGACCCCACCCATTGCCACCTACCGCCTCCAATTCAACCCAAACTTTGGTTTTGACGCCGCCCGAGATATCATTCACTATCTCAAAAACCTCGGCATTTCCACCATTTACGCCTCGCCAATTTTCAAAGCCCGTAGCGGCAGTACCCACGGTTACGATGTCGTCGATCCCCGAGTCTTAAACCCCGAACTCGGTCGGCCCGAAGCCTTCAAATCCCTCATTCAAACCCTCCATGACCATGACATGGGTTGGCTACAAGACATTGTCCCCAACCACATGGCCTATGACAGTAACAATCCCTTTCTTATCGATGTCCTAGAATACGGAACCAACTCCGAATACTATCACTTTTTCGATATTCAATGGGAACATCCCGACCGCGACATCAACGGTAAAATTCTCGCCCCCTTCTTGGGTGATTTTTACGGTTCATGCTTAGAAAAGGGGGAACTCAAACTTGAGTATTCAGAAGCCGGATTAAGCATCAACTACTATCAACTCCGCTTCCCCCTGCGGATTGAATCCTATACCGAAGTCCTGACCCATAATCTAGGCGAATTACGTAAACTCCTCGGTCGAGAACATCCTGATTTTATTAAACTCCTGGGAGTTCTCTATCTGCTCAAAGGTGCTATCACAGAAACCGAAAAACGTCAATACAAGGACCAAGCCGCATTTGTCAAAGGGTTAATCTGGGAACTCTATCAATCCAATCCCGAAATTCGCACCTTCATTGATCGCAACGTCGAAACCTTCAATGGAACCGTCGGCAACCCCGATAGTTTTGACAGTTTAGATCGCATCCTGTCTAATCAGTACTTCCGCCTTGCCTTCTGGAAAGTCGGGGCAGAAGAACTCAACTATCGCCGCTTTTTCACCATCAACGAACTCATTTGCGTCAGCATCGAAGCAGAAGCCGTTTTCAACCTCACCCATAGCTACATCAAAGACTTAGTCGAGGATGGCTCCTTTCAGGGAGTTCGCGTCGATCACATTGATGGACTCTATGACCCCAAACAATATCTCGATCGCCTCGGCGAACAACTCGGCGACACCTATATCATCGTCGAGAAAATCCTAGAGGGCAACGAAACTCTCCCCGAAGATTGGCCCATTCAAGGCACCTCAGGCTACGACTTTCTCTACACCGTCAACAATCTCTTTTGCCAAACCGCCAACGAAGCCGCCTTCACCCGTATCTATCAACGCTTCTGCGGGCAATGGCGGTCCTATCATGAATTAGAAGTTCACTGTAAACGTCTCATCGCCGAAACCAACCTCGCCGGAGACGTCGAAAACCTAGCCAACTTCCTCAAACAACTGGCCAGCCAATATCGCTACGCCAGCGATTTCACCCTAGGGGGCCTACGACGGGCAATCCAGGAACTGCTGGTGGTGTTTCCCATCTATCGCACTTATATCACCCCAGCCGGCCTCAATCGGCGCGATCGCAGCCATATCGAACGAGCGATTGAAGCCGCCAAACGGCAAAAACCCCAACTGGCTAACGAATTGAGTTTCATTGAAAAGCTATGGCTACTCGACTATGACGAAGACATGACGGAGGCCGAAAAAGCCCAATGGACTCATTTCGTGATGCGAATGCAGCAGTTTTCCGGGCCCCTAATGGCCAAAGGAGTTGAAGACACCCTGTTTTACATCTATAACCGTCTCATTTCCCTCAACGAAGTCGGAGGATCACCCGGCCGCTTCGGCATTACCCTCTCCGAGTTTCATGGCTTCAACCAACAACAGGCCACCTATTGGACTGAATCCATGAACGCCTCCTCCACCCACGACACCAAACGCAGCGAGGATATGCGGGCCCGCCTCAACGTTCTCTCAGAACTTCCCGACGAATGGGATGCGGCCGTCACCAGTTGGAAGCAAATCAACCGCCATCGCCGCCCAGATGACTCAGACAGTCCCGACGCCAATGACGAGTATTTCCTCTATCAAACCCTAGTGGGAGTATTTCCCTTCGATCCCTATGACTTAAGGGAGGTACGCGATCGCATTGAACAGTACGTCGTCAAAGCCGTTCGCGAAGCTAAAGTCCACACCGCCTGGCTACGGCCCGACAGCGACTATGAAGACGCCTTTGTCGAGTTTGTCCGCCAAGTTCTCGCCGACGGAGATGACAATGAGTTTCTCGCCGCCTTCCGTCCCTTCCAACAAAAAATCGCCAGTTACGGCATCTTAAACTCCCTCTCCCAAACCCTCTTAAAACTAACCGCCCCCGGCGTTCCCGACTTATATCAAGGAACCGAACTCTGGGATTTCAGCTTAGTCGACCCCGACAACCGCCGTCCGGTAGACTATGGCCGTCACGCCCAACTGCTGAACGATCTACAAAACTGGGCCGCCGCCGACTTACCGGGACTCTTAGAGGATCTCAAATACAACGCCACCGACGGACGAATTAAACTATTTAGCATTCACCGTCTTCTGAGTACCCGTCACCAATACCGGGAATTATTCGATCGCGGCGAATACCGTCCCCTACGAGTCACCGGCAAACACGCCGATCGCGTCATCGCCTTTCTACGAAAATCAGGAGAGGCCCAGGCGATCGCGATCGCCCCCCGCTTCTGCACAGAACTCGTCGAACCCGGTCAATTTCCCGTCGGCAAAGACGTCTGGGACAACACCGCCGTAGAAATCCCCGGAAGTGCCGCCCAAACCTGGGTTGAAGCCATCTCCGGGCGATCGCTCTCCCGTCAAACCACCCTCAGCGTCGGCCAACTCCTCACCGACATCCCCATCGCCCTCTGGATTTCCGACTAA
- the treZ gene encoding malto-oligosyltrehalose trehalohydrolase, giving the protein MTIGATYLGGDRCDFSLWGPTLNQVTLEVLTPEKQSHPLQQDNWGYWRARLNNIPPGTRYQYRLNGDRLRPDPMAQFQPEGVHGPSAVVDHGAFSWQDEAWRGIPLEESIIYELHIGSFTPAGTFEAAISRLTDLTALGITSIEIMPVSQFPGQRNWGYDGAYPFAVQNSYGGPDGLKALVNAAHQAGLAVILDVVYNHFGPEGNYSRDFGPYFTDKYQTPWGGAINFDDAHSHGVRQFVIENALYWLREYHFDGLRLDAIHAIYDGGAKHILAELSDRLAEFNQTATYPRYLIAESDLNDVRIIRPRSDDGLGMDAQWSDDFHHSLHTLLTGEQQGYYEDFGSCEQLATAWRDSFVYQWTYSPHRKRFHGSDARDRPPSQFVICNQNHDQVGNRMLGERLSQLVSFDALKLAAAATLLNPGIPLLFMGEEYGEDSPFLYFIDHQDADLVEAVRQGRKREFEAFHASGTPPDAASPDTLKTSTLNWEKRESDPHQVLLKFYKHLIERRNTNPAIRGGDRQNIETQSNNDSLWLTIHQCQANQAIWLIFNFSQTPIQSPPAPNQTWTKTLDSSDSIWQGSGPTAPQTLKGSESITIPPLTVVLYENS; this is encoded by the coding sequence ATGACCATTGGTGCAACCTACTTAGGTGGCGATCGCTGTGACTTTTCCCTTTGGGGGCCAACCTTAAATCAAGTCACCTTAGAAGTTCTAACGCCCGAGAAGCAATCCCATCCCCTCCAGCAAGACAATTGGGGCTATTGGCGGGCCCGTCTCAACAACATTCCCCCAGGAACCCGCTATCAGTATCGTCTCAACGGCGATCGCCTCCGCCCCGATCCCATGGCCCAATTTCAACCGGAGGGGGTTCATGGCCCCTCCGCCGTCGTCGATCACGGGGCCTTTTCCTGGCAGGATGAGGCTTGGCGAGGGATTCCCCTAGAGGAGTCGATTATCTACGAACTCCATATCGGCAGTTTTACCCCCGCCGGAACCTTCGAGGCGGCCATCTCCCGCCTCACCGACTTAACGGCCCTGGGAATCACCAGCATCGAAATCATGCCCGTCTCCCAATTTCCCGGCCAGCGGAACTGGGGTTACGATGGGGCCTATCCCTTTGCGGTTCAGAACTCCTACGGCGGCCCCGACGGACTCAAAGCCCTCGTCAACGCCGCCCACCAAGCGGGATTAGCGGTGATTCTCGATGTTGTCTATAACCACTTCGGCCCAGAAGGGAACTACAGCCGCGACTTTGGCCCCTATTTCACCGACAAATATCAAACCCCCTGGGGTGGGGCCATTAACTTCGATGATGCCCACAGTCACGGCGTTCGCCAATTTGTCATTGAAAACGCCCTCTACTGGCTACGGGAGTATCATTTCGACGGCCTACGTCTCGATGCCATCCATGCCATCTATGATGGTGGGGCCAAGCATATTTTAGCCGAGTTGAGCGATCGCCTAGCCGAGTTCAACCAAACCGCCACCTATCCCCGCTATCTCATCGCCGAAAGTGATCTCAACGATGTGCGAATTATCCGCCCTCGTTCAGACGATGGCCTCGGAATGGATGCCCAATGGAGTGACGATTTCCACCATAGTTTACATACCCTGTTAACCGGCGAACAACAGGGCTATTACGAAGACTTTGGCAGTTGCGAACAACTGGCCACCGCTTGGCGGGATAGTTTCGTCTATCAATGGACCTATTCCCCCCACCGCAAGCGATTTCACGGCAGCGATGCCCGCGATCGCCCCCCCTCCCAGTTTGTCATTTGCAACCAAAACCACGACCAAGTTGGCAACCGGATGTTAGGGGAACGCCTCTCGCAACTGGTATCCTTTGATGCCCTCAAACTAGCCGCCGCCGCCACCCTTCTCAATCCCGGAATCCCACTATTATTTATGGGAGAAGAGTATGGCGAAGACAGCCCCTTTCTCTATTTCATCGACCACCAAGACGCCGATTTAGTCGAAGCCGTCCGCCAAGGTCGCAAACGAGAATTTGAAGCCTTCCACGCCAGCGGAACCCCACCCGACGCCGCCAGCCCAGACACCTTAAAAACCTCAACCCTCAACTGGGAAAAACGAGAGAGTGACCCTCATCAAGTTTTACTCAAGTTCTATAAACATCTCATCGAACGACGGAACACCAATCCCGCTATTCGGGGGGGCGATCGTCAAAACATCGAAACCCAATCGAACAACGATTCTCTTTGGTTAACCATCCACCAATGCCAAGCCAATCAGGCAATCTGGTTAATCTTCAACTTCAGCCAAACCCCAATTCAATCCCCCCCAGCCCCCAATCAAACCTGGACCAAAACCCTCGATTCAAGCGATTCCATCTGGCAAGGTTCGGGCCCAACTGCCCCCCAAACTCTAAAAGGTAGCGAATCCATCACCATTCCCCCCCTAACGGTTGTACTATACGAGAACAGTTAA